The proteins below come from a single Tachysurus fulvidraco isolate hzauxx_2018 chromosome 26, HZAU_PFXX_2.0, whole genome shotgun sequence genomic window:
- the micu2 gene encoding calcium uptake protein 2, mitochondrial, with translation MAPDPLIPLSSGGKLPVSEMATLGRFSASLRNFFRSSWTLGCKVRLIPAVGGAVLGCVAVGALRYRHETRWRCLQTSVFAKETTDDDTPVPAVSMRRLRFNQCASVVYENELYMTPRDFLYSITLEHVEHKLHKRHLTKVEVTKMMTTASKAKAGSSLFRAIGDNGLISYTEYLFLLTILTKPRTGFHIAFKMLDIDGNEQVDKKEFEKLKKIIGKRKVAKEVTETAASEDTSDPNTTLQAFFFGSKGQNKLQYVEFQRFMEDLQAEVQEMEFLQFSKGMDTMRREDFADWLLHYTNEENNMLYLENLRKRIPTGESITFEEFKAFCIFTNNLEDFSISVKMIADANRPIGMAQFKRAVKIATGQELSENVLDTVFQIFDLDGDNCLSHKEFISVMKDRMLRGLRVQSQQGVPGFWKCVKKETLKGAQEALSHSSSPF, from the exons ATGGCGCCAGATCCACTTATTCCTCTCAGCAGCGGCGGTAAACTTCCTGTTAGTGAAATGGCGACGTTGGGCAGGTTCAGTGCGAGTCTGCGGAACTTTTTCAGGAGTTCTTGGACCCTCGGCTGTAAAGTGCGGTTGATTCCGGCGGTCGGGGGCGCGGTGTTGGGCTGCGTGGCCGTCGGTGCGCTCCGGTATCGCCATGAAACGCGCTGGAGATGTTTACAGACCTCTGTGTTCGCCAAGGAGACCACG GACGATGACACCCCTGTACCTGCAGTCTCGATGCGGCGTTTACGCTTCAACCAGTGTGCATCTGTGGTTTATGAGAATGAGCTGTATATGACGCCCAGAGACTTCCTGTACTCCATCACGCTGGAGCATGTGGAac ATAAACTGCATAAGAGACACCTGACCAAAGTG GAAGTAACGAAGATGATGACCACTGCTTCTAAAGCCAAGGCAGGAAGCAGTCTCTTCAGAGCAATCGGAGAcaacg GTCTGATCTCCTACACTGAGTATCTCTTCCTCCTCACCATCCTAACCA AGCCACGGACAGGATTCCACATCGCTTTCAAAATGCTCGACATCGACGGCAACGAGCAGGTGGACAAAAAGGAGTTTGAGAAG CTGAAGAAAATCATCGGAAAGAGGAAGGTCGCTAAAGAGGTGACGGAG ACGGCAGCCTCGGAGGACACCAGCGACCCCAACACCACACTGCAGGCCTTCTTCTTCGGATCTAAGGGACAAAATAAACTGCAATACGTCGAGTTTCAAAG GTTCATGGAGGACCTGCAGGCGGAGGTGCAGGAGATGGAGTTCCTGCAGTTCTCTAAAGGCATGGACACCATGAGGAGGGAGGACTTTGCTGACTGGCTGCTGCACTACACCAACGAAGAAAACAACATGTTATACTTGGAGAACCTGAGGAAGAGAATACCGACCGGAGAG AGCATCACTTTTGAGGAGTTTAAAGCATTCTGTATCTTCACTAACAACCTGGAGGACTTTTCCATCTCGGTGAAGATGATCGCCGATGCTAACAGACCGATTGGAATGG CTCAGTTTAAGAGGGCCGTGAAGATCGCCACAGGACAGGAGCTCTCCGAGAATGTTCTGGACACGGTCTTCCAAATCTTCGACCTGGACGGAGACAACTGTCTCAGCCATAAGGAGTTCATTTCCGTGATGAAGGACCGAATGCTGCGAGGTCTCAGG gttcagtcccagcagggtGTGCCAGGATTCTGGAAGTGTGTGAAGAAAGAAACACTAAAAGGAGCTCAGGAGGCTCTCAGTCACAGCAGTAGCCCTTTCTGA
- the sptbn4a gene encoding spectrin beta chain, non-erythrocytic 4, giving the protein MLMPREGGRDEAQKLHRKWMKHQAFMAELARNKEWLAKIEQEGKELIEEQPELGPMVDQKLKEMRECWTHLESTTKAKARQLFETQNHRTTDVPSHSLSDLDQHLSVLQDEPPPSSHSSHSSHTSYSTHTSPSASAAVLSPRTTFSQQLQRIQSMEAQMQLYPGLMQLKSNSGQSEADGADAMHRAPTGFEVQRSGDVAETRIVRLIEPLKERRRILLASKEMHQVTQDLEDEILWIQERLPLASSTEYGTNMQSVQQLVKSHEVLQMEMQARKGRVEEVLERAEAVAALRTPEVEIIREGAMHVRQLWEVLQVEGERRTMMLDAVSHAQQYYTEAAKAESWLSGQKLHVLNEENGNDEASTLRLLKEQLALEQKVENYAETVGFLSQQCRRMLELGHPDSEQITKQQAHIDRLYVSLKDLVEQKKTKLEQQYWLYQLKKEVEALEKWISEREAVASSTELGQDLEHVTILQEKFTEFRAETSTVGQRQMDSVNKMVNEMIDCGHADAATIAEWKDGLNESWADLQELMETRAQMLAASHQLHKFFTNCQEVLLQIEGKMRQLPEVRSCQVSTANPGTLQRLLHSFEHSLQLLVSQVRQLQENASQLRAIYAGEKADTILIREQEVMRAWKELLVACEGSRVQVTTVTDKIQFFAMVRELSMWTDGIMGQIGPVEDARDLTTLECMISQHQNLKSKMENKSKSFMHCVEMGKMLLAAHNPAAEEVKEKLEYVMAKQKDLNDKWEQHWEKLKRIQQRLHAAQASKAEGTWHATKESLSSGGEAEGGADEVEQLIRRHEAFRKAACTWKEHFISLRQAEKLKEEQSKQSTSSSLLNRQMFPLSCLVPSSSSSSSSSSLFRSPLQDMILESKSGPDLAHTQQMSQRLGSALNPYAPVMNGSPYHRLNQQVGALGTNSSSQTGLNQQGIFGLDSSSYTGLNQVGMLGSDSSSYTGLNQQCVLGANGLNPLSAMGVTEPRTTFAWQQLKADLQPRINHMHKAVGPLLEAQAGHLVPVGVPMSTEASLELLHGRLQRDPRGSRSDPQMDHMRREREYRLGRHTSSEQEIQARLNELPMIVRQERHQRRRLERQSSSEHEGSGRHRLQKQDSSDHESGKEGSDKRQTGEKRSTMAEIVEQVQEREACQARGEAYRPPSSLSAPGSRLDRPRARDRPKPRRRPRPKEPEETRRSRSAPAQSAPSTPQPPTHTVHQEGFLYRKHEEEGKEKSPNSKSWVNLYCVLNKGEIGFYKDARNTTTPYNDEPLLNLAICTFDTTNGYKNKKNVFILRSETDGDYIFLAKDEEDLKRWVNSINASLSEIEEIAKWEKPTTSSTDPDKSERKERSEGAEPSEKSERSDRSDKREGEKSSESSEKRDTLERMRMERRGRDRGEKDRGEKDRGEKDRGEKERVERGGKEERGEKGDRDKERKRERERERDRGDRSSRGSSTSGKSK; this is encoded by the exons gagggcAAGGAGCTGATTGAGGAGCAGCCTGAGCTTGGGCCCATGGTGGACCAGAAGCTGAAGGAGATGAGGGAATGCTGGACACATCTGGAGAGCACCACCAAGGCAAAAGCTCGCCAGCTGTTTGAGACCCAGAACCACAGAACCACAGATGTTCCATCGCACAGCCTCTCGGATCTGGACCAGCACCTCAGCGTGCTGCAGGACGAACCACCACCTTcgtcacactcctcacactcctcacacacatcatactccacacacaccagcccCTCGGCCAGCGCCGCCGTCCTGAGCCCTCGGACCACATTTAGCCAGCAGCTGCAAAGGATACAG tcaaTGGAGGCTCAGATGCAGCTCTATCCTGGTCTGATGCAGCTCAAGTCCAACAGCGGACAAAGCGAAGCAGACGGAGCCGACGCAATGCACCGAGCGCCAACCGGCTTCGAAGTCCAGCGCTCGGGGGACGTGGCCGAAACACGAATCGTGCGTCTAATAGAACCGCTGAAAGAAAGGAGGCGGATCCTTCTGGCCTCCAAAGAAATGCACCAAGTCACACAGGACCTGGAAGACGAGATC TTGTGGATTCAGGAGCGATTACCGTTGGCCTCGTCTACCGAATACGGCACCAACATGCAGAGCGTTCAGCAGCTGGTTAAAAGCCATGAG GTGCTGCAGATGGAGATGCAGGCCAGAAAGGGGCGCGTCGAGGAGGTGCTGGAGAGAGCCGAGGCGGTCGCCGCCCTTCGCACGCCTGAGGTGGAGATCATCAGAGAGGGAGCGATGCACGTGAGGCAGCTGTGGGAGGTGCTGCAGGTGGAGGGAGAGCGGCGTACCATGATGCTGGATGCAGTGAGCCACGCCCAACAATACTACACAGAGGCGGCGAAGGCGGAGTCGTGGCTCAGCGGGCAAAAGCTGCATGTGCTCAATGAGGAAAATGGCAAC GATGAAGCCAGCACACTAAGGCTGCTGAAAGAGCAGTTGGCTTTAGAGCAGAAGGTGGAGAATTACGCCGAGACGGTGGGCTTCCTGTCTCAGCAGTGCCGCCGCATGCTGGAACTGGGACACCCTGACAG CGAACAGATCACTAAGCAGCAGGCTCACATCGACCGGCTCTACGTCTCCCTGAAGGACCTTGTGGAGCAGAAGAAGACCAAGCTGGAGCAGCAGTACTGGCTCTACCAGCTGAAGAAGGAGGTGGAGGCTCTAGAGAAGTGGATCTCCGAGAGAGAGGCTGTCGCAAGCTCCACTGAGCTCGGCCAGGACCTGGAGCATGTCAcg ATACTACAGGAGAAGTTCACAGAATTTCGGGCTGAAACGAGCACCGTGGGTCAGAGGCAGATGGACTCTGTAAACAAGATGGTGAACGAGATGATCGACTGCGGCCATGCAGATGCTGCCACCATCGCGGAGTGGAAGGACGGCCTGAACGAGTCATGGGCCGACCTTCAGGAGCTGATGGAGACCAGAGCACAGATGCTCGCCGCCTCACACCAGCTCCACAAGTTCTTTACCAACTGCCAGGAG gtgCTATTGCAGATCGAGGGGAAGATGAGACAGTTACCAGAGGTGCGTTCGTGTCAGGTGAGCACCGCCAACCCTGGCACACTACAGAGACTGCTGCACTCCTTTGAACACTCTCTGCAGCTGCTGGTCTCACag GTGCGTCAGCTGCAAGAGAACGCGTCTCAACTCCGTGCCATCTACGCCGGAGAGAAGGCCGACACCATCTTGATCCGTGAGCAGGAAGTGATGCGCGCGTGGAAGGAGCTCCTCGTGGCCTGCGAGGGCAGCCGTGTACAGGTTACCACGGTGACAGACAAAATCCAGTTTTTTGCCATGGTGCGTGAACTCAGCATGTGGACAGACGGGATCATGGGACAAATCGGCCCGGTCGAGGACGCGCG ggaCTTGACCACTCTGGAGTGCATGATCTCTCAGCACCAAAATCTGAAGAGCAAAATGGAGAACAAAAGCAAGAGCTTCATGCATTGTGTGGAGATGGGCAAGATGTTGCTTGCGGCACACAATCCTGCAGCCGAGGAg GTAAAGGAGAAGTTGGAGTATGTGATGGCGAAGCAGAAAGATCTGAATGATAAGTGGGAGCAGCACTGGGAGAAACTCAAGCGCA TACAGCAGCGGTTACACGCCGCACAAGCGAGCAAGGCTGAAGGGACGTGGCACGCAACGAAGGAGTCGCTGAGCAGCGGCGGTGAGGCAGAGGGCGGGGCTGACGAGGTGGAGCAGCTGATTCGTCGACACGAAGCGTTCCGTAAGGCGGCATGTACATGGAAGGAGCACTTCATCTCTTTACGACAG GCAGAGAAACTGAAAGAAGAGCAAAGCAAGCAGTCCACTTCTTCGTCTCTCCTCAACAGACAGATGTTTCCATTGTCCTGCCTCGTGCCCAGctcgtcctcgtcctcctcTTCATCGTCTCTTTTCCGGAGCCCCCTGCAGGACATGATCCTTGAGTCCAAATCTGGTCCGGACCTTGCACATACTCAACAAATGTCCCAGAGGCTTGGATCTGCACTGAATCCCTATGCGCCTGTCATGAATGGCTCCCCCTACCACAGGCTCAACCAACAAGTCGGGGCATTAGGAACAAACAGCTCCAGTCAAACCGGGTTAAACCAACAGGGTATTTTTGGGCTGGACAGCTCGAGTTACACTGGCCTAAACCAAGTTGGCATGTTAGGGTCAGACAGCTCCAGCTACACAGGATTAAATCAACAGTGTGTCTTAGGAGCCAATGGCCTAAACCCCCTCAGTGCTATGGGGGTGACTGAACCCAGAACCACATTCGCCTGGCAGCAGCTCAAAGCTGACTTGCAGCCCAGGATCAACCACATGCACAAAGCTGTAGGTCCATTGCTGGAGGCCCAGGCTGGGCACCTGGTCCCAGTGGGTGTACCAATGAGCACTGAGGCATCACTTGAGCTGCTCCATGGACGGCTGCAGAGGGACCCCCGTGGCAGCCGCTCAGACCCGCAGATGGACCACATGCGCAGGGAGAGGGAGTACAGGCTTGGGCGTCACACCTCCAGTGAGCAAGAGATCCAGGCACGGCTCAACGAGTTGCCCATGATTGTGCGCCAGGAGAGGCACCAAAGGCGCAGACTAGAGCGCCAGTCATCCAGCGAGCATGAGGGCAGCGGCAGGCACAGACTTCAGAAACAGGACTCCAGTGATCATGAGTCGGGAAAAGAAGGGTCAGACAAGAGGCAGACAGG GGAAAAACGCTCCACTATGGCTGAGATTGTTGAACAGGTGCAGGAGAGAGAAGCATGCCAA gCGAGGGGAGAGGCGTATCGTCCCCCCAGCAGTCTCTCCGCTCCTGGTTCCCGTCTTGACCGACCTCGAGCTCGCGATCGACCAAAACCGCGCAGACGTCCGCGTCCTAAAGAACCCGAGGAGACGAGGCGGTCACGATCAGCGCCGGCTCAGAGTGCACCGAGCACACCACAGCCACCCACACATACCGTTCACCAGGAGGGCTTCCTGTACCGCAAACACGAAGAGGAAGGCAAGGAGAAGAGCCCTAACAG CAAGTCGTGGGTGAACCTGTACTGTGTACTCAACAAAGGGGAGATCGGCTTCTACAAGGACGCCAGGAACACGACGACCCCGTACAACGACGAGCCACTCCTCAACCTAGCCATCTGTACCTTCGACACTACCAACGGctacaaaaacaagaagaatGTCTTCATCCTTAG GAGTGAAACCGACGGAGACTATATCTTCCTGGCCAAAGACGAG GAGGATCTGAAGCGTTGGGTGAACAGCATAAACGCCAGCCTGAGCGAGATCGAGGAGATCGCCAAGTGGGAGAAAcccaccacctcctccaccgACCCTGACAAATCAGAGCGTAAGGAGCGCTCCGAGGGGGCGGAGCCATCAGAGAAGTCGGAACGCTCGGATCGATCGGACAAGCGAGAAGGGGAGAAAAGCTCCGAGAGCTCGGAAAAGAGGGACACTTTGGAGAGAATGAGGATGGAACGAAGAGGGAGGGATAGGGGAGAGAAGGATAGGGGAGAGAAGGATAGGGGAGAGAAGGATAGGGGAGAGAAGGAAAGGGTAGAGAGAGgagggaaagaagagagaggagagaaaggagacagagacaaagagaggaagagagagagggagagggagagagatagaggagatCGGAGTTCCAGGGGTTCGAGTACCTCGGGGAAAAGTAAATGA